DNA sequence from the Candidatus Limnocylindrales bacterium genome:
GATACGCGAGGTACTGGAGGTTGTCGGGGCAGGCGGCGTAGTCGCGGAAGTGATGCTCGACCACCCACACCGAATCCAGGCCGAGCTCCTCGGCGTCCAGCGCCATCGCGATCTCTTCGCGCCATAGCCCCGCGTCGTCGATGGCGCTTCCATGGTTTTGGAAGATTTGCAGAAGGCCGAACTGCATGGGTCACCTCCGGGCGTGCGCATCGGACCTATCGCCCAGGATGGGATCCGATGCACGTCGACCACGTCGCTGCGGCCTCAGTCCTGCGCGCAGACTCCCCAGGATCACCGGTGCCGAACTGATAGCTGGTGTTGCACGAGGATGCGCGGCGCAGCATCCGGAATGGCTCGGGAGGTGATGTCGACGCAGTTGCCTCGGGCTGGGACGCGCACTGCGGCGAGACGCCGTTTCCGGTCACCGAATAGGCCCCAAGCTCGGGGCCGCTGGCCAGCGTCTAGCCATAGAAACCTTCGGCGCGGATGCCGTAGAGGCCATTGCCGTGGATGCCCGAGCCGCCCAGCACACGGATATGCGACTCGACGAGCGCGCCGCCGCCGCCGTTGTCCTCGATGGTGGAGCCGATGACGGTGGCCCTGACAGCGTCGATGCCGTGCCCGTCGTTGTTCGAAATGTGGCTGTCGCGTATCCGGCAGCGTGTTGACGCGCACGCCGCCTCCTGCGTTTCCAGTGACCGACGTGCGAACGAGGGAGGCGTAAACGGCCGCGTCGATGGCGAAGCCGGCGTTGGTGCCGGTCACTCCGGTGATCGAGCTGTCGCGGATGTGCAGCCGCCGCGTCACGATGCGCCCGACGATGTCGATGCCGGTGACATCGAGCTTCGGCCCCAGGTCGTAGATTTCCCCGTCGCCGCCGCGGATCGCCAGCGGCGCCTGGATGCGCGAAGGCCGAGCGTGGGCAATGTCCTCCACTGCGACCCTCGTCGTCTGTAGGAGGTGAGTCAAGACAGGCGGATGACCGCGATCTCCGTCCAGCCACGAGCTGTACTTGCCATTGGCAGCCGGGAACGATGCGGCATGCGCCCAGCCGCTTTCCTCCTCGTCGCCTGTCTCTGTGTTTCACCGTCGATCGCCATGGGCGAGCGCCTGATCTCCACGTTCGACCCGGTATGGACCACGGCCACGTACGGCAACGGTATCGGGTTGACCGGCATCGAGCATGCAGACCTCGATGGCGACGGCCTCGAAGAGGTCGTCATCGGTTCCGCCCGGCACTCGGGCCGCAACACGATCTGGGCGGTGCAGCAGTACGATCGGCGGCGCCAACGCTACGACCTGCGCTGGCAGAGCCTCGGTGACGGCGACTTCATCAACGACGTGGCCGTTCTGCGCTTCGAGGTCACCCCATGGCGAATCTACGTCGGCCGTCCTAGCGGGACCGTGGAGATCTACGAGGGGGTCCGCCCGGTGCTCGTCGATACGGTCACGGTCGGCGACGAAGAGATCCAGCAGGTGCTCCAAGGCGATCCCGACAACAACGGCGTCGCCGACCTCGTCATCCTGACCGTGGACTCCACCTATTTGTACGATCCGTTCACGCTGGAGCGGCGCCGCCGGCTTTCCATCGGCGCTTCCTCCATGGTCATCGGCAACATGGACGACGACGCCGAGGTCGAGATCGCCTACGATACCGGGCAGGTCATCACGGAAACCCCGCTTGGCCGGCAGTTCCAGTGGCGTCGCAAGCCCTTCGGCAGCTCGATCATCGGCGCCGACATCGATGGCGACGGCCGCATCGAGATCCTTTCGCACGACGATCAGACCGTGCGGGCGTTCGATGTGGAGACCAAGTCGCAGCGATGGGCGCGCTCGGCGGGCGACCACGTCATGGCACTGCACGCCGCCGACATCAGCGGCGACGGCACGGACGAGGTCTTCCATGCCGTCTACCGGGACGACTCGCTGAGCATGCGCGACGGGGCCACCGGCACGCTGGTTCGTAAGATCGGCAGCGTCGGGTGGTGGGTGCACGGTGTCGGCGTCCTGGACGCGGACGGCGACGGCAGGCTCGAGCTCCTGGTCGGCGGCGGCTCGCCTACCGATCTCAGCGCCGCTGCGCTGCACGTATATGACGCAGCCACGGGATCACTGGAGTGGCTGAGCGTCGACGACGATCCGCCCTATTACGGCATCGCCTTGGGCGACACCGACGGAGACGGCAGAGACGAGCTTGTTACCGCCAGCGCGACCAGCAACAACCAGTACGCCGACGGCCTGGTCACCGTCTATGATCCCAAGCGCAACATCCCGCTCTGGCAGACAACGCCCACGACCTTCGGCAGGTGCGTGTGGGAAGGAATCTTTGACGTCGCACTCCACGACATCGACGGCGACGGCGCGGCCGAGATCTTCGTTGCAGGAGACTGCATCCGGGATGGAGTGCTGCACGTGCTCGACGGAAA
Encoded proteins:
- a CDS encoding VCBS repeat-containing protein is translated as MRPAAFLLVACLCVSPSIAMGERLISTFDPVWTTATYGNGIGLTGIEHADLDGDGLEEVVIGSARHSGRNTIWAVQQYDRRRQRYDLRWQSLGDGDFINDVAVLRFEVTPWRIYVGRPSGTVEIYEGVRPVLVDTVTVGDEEIQQVLQGDPDNNGVADLVILTVDSTYLYDPFTLERRRRLSIGASSMVIGNMDDDAEVEIAYDTGQVITETPLGRQFQWRRKPFGSSIIGADIDGDGRIEILSHDDQTVRAFDVETKSQRWARSAGDHVMALHAADISGDGTDEVFHAVYRDDSLSMRDGATGTLVRKIGSVGWWVHGVGVLDADGDGRLELLVGGGSPTDLSAAALHVYDAATGSLEWLSVDDDPPYYGIALGDTDGDGRDELVTASATSNNQYADGLVTVYDPKRNIPLWQTTPTTFGRCVWEGIFDVALHDIDGDGAAEIFVAGDCIRDGVLHVLDGKTRTLENTYHYDDSCGLYTLAFGDLDGDGDIDLAAGAGGHCSRIYSIDPLTGAVQWQVDGPAVAWTGMYDMAVANVDADPAAEIVVSIMNLFILDTHTRQYTSITHPHYLRAFGLVDTGSGRKRIFGGTEGGELLEIDTSAATATSLGKVCDHAMLSITQLSRRRIAYSCRETLGTYDIGARVEEWESEPLNWLLGYHGSILSWRAGGSRRLAVGGYYRVTVLKETLVPASAVTPPASSP